From Halobacteriovorax sp. HLS, the proteins below share one genomic window:
- a CDS encoding enolase C-terminal domain-like protein yields the protein MSNWNLKEIDLPLKFTWSISRNSSPKKTNFIVEYKSNSVLGLGEVAFNVRYGETIESVRAEFERFKMLCPNSITTLGQLEPVFKEAKVCNSLRFGLESAFIHNMAHISEIPVSKIIGANTISKVKTSFSLPIMEPALVSSFVKDHNLTRFSSLKLKVGGQSDLELVKELSKVYDGPIRLDANEGWDNPELVMKWLETDLRGINIEFLEQPFKSSAHQEYLELKKISPVEIIADESLIDGEVNRDLANQFHGVNIKLMKSGSYFKALNQLRTARELGLKTMVGCMIESSLGINSAMNIAYGADYCDLDGFLILEKDPYSYVYEDGGTIFLNHLH from the coding sequence ATGAGTAATTGGAATTTAAAAGAAATAGATTTGCCTCTGAAGTTTACATGGTCCATTTCTAGAAACTCTTCACCTAAGAAGACTAACTTTATAGTCGAATATAAGTCTAATAGTGTTTTAGGATTAGGAGAGGTTGCTTTTAATGTAAGATATGGAGAAACAATTGAATCTGTAAGAGCAGAGTTTGAAAGATTTAAAATGTTATGCCCAAACTCTATTACAACTCTCGGTCAGCTAGAGCCAGTATTTAAAGAAGCTAAGGTCTGCAACTCTTTGAGGTTCGGCCTTGAGTCTGCCTTTATCCATAATATGGCACATATTTCAGAAATTCCTGTATCTAAAATAATTGGTGCCAATACAATCTCGAAAGTAAAAACTTCTTTCTCTCTACCAATTATGGAACCAGCTTTGGTTTCAAGTTTTGTTAAAGATCATAACCTCACTCGCTTTAGTTCTCTTAAATTAAAAGTAGGAGGTCAAAGTGACCTCGAGCTAGTTAAAGAACTTTCTAAAGTTTATGACGGCCCGATCAGACTGGATGCTAATGAAGGATGGGATAATCCCGAGTTAGTAATGAAATGGTTAGAAACTGATTTGAGAGGAATCAATATTGAGTTTTTAGAACAACCTTTTAAAAGTAGTGCTCATCAAGAGTATCTAGAGCTTAAGAAAATAAGTCCTGTAGAAATTATTGCAGATGAATCTTTGATAGATGGAGAGGTAAATAGAGACCTTGCTAATCAATTTCATGGTGTAAATATTAAATTGATGAAGTCTGGGAGTTATTTTAAGGCCTTAAACCAGCTTAGAACTGCAAGAGAGTTAGGGCTCAAGACCATGGTCGGCTGTATGATTGAAAGTTCTCTTGGAATAAACTCTGCTATGAATATCGCCTACGGAGCTGATTATTGCGACCTTGATGGCTTCTTAATCCTGGAAAAGGATCCTTATAGTTATGTTTATGAGGATGGTGGTACGATCTTTTTGAATCACTTACATTAG
- a CDS encoding DnaJ family molecular chaperone → MKLNVEDISQYIVLLIFILIILKVVGPGVSAYFVERFTGHKPSKGFELDELIKVKEGQLRRGELLETPKDLSKVNLVNFQYVQEVLSSLQWGAPKEEYCPKTTKLIGKPLYNERLAPLIHSLLAKSDEEVLNKDTFFKIFDKYVLWVNIYNAQKNDLVLNTINANYSAKSLYRFITDDINEVNRLDIKSIQAELESFTQEELLNKLNINTLSIEDFFQDWSKNAFLFKSLAPIVPLSSNKNKDWAKEVLKLDSEIDGNQLKIYYENIVSQVHPDKFSSLNLDENLLEILNHNLSIINEAYNILTEQVENE, encoded by the coding sequence ATGAAATTAAATGTTGAAGACATATCGCAATATATTGTTTTACTAATATTTATCTTAATCATTTTAAAAGTAGTTGGACCTGGAGTTTCAGCTTACTTTGTTGAACGCTTTACTGGCCACAAGCCATCTAAAGGTTTTGAGCTCGACGAGTTGATAAAAGTGAAAGAGGGACAACTAAGAAGAGGAGAACTCTTAGAGACCCCCAAAGACCTATCAAAAGTAAATTTAGTGAACTTTCAATATGTACAAGAAGTACTTTCCTCTTTACAGTGGGGAGCACCAAAAGAAGAGTACTGCCCCAAGACAACCAAGCTTATTGGCAAGCCTCTATATAATGAAAGGCTAGCTCCACTTATACATTCACTCTTAGCGAAGAGTGACGAAGAGGTACTAAACAAAGATACGTTTTTCAAAATCTTTGACAAGTATGTTCTCTGGGTAAATATCTATAACGCTCAAAAAAATGACCTAGTACTTAATACTATTAATGCTAATTATTCTGCAAAATCTCTTTATAGATTTATCACTGATGACATCAATGAAGTTAATCGCCTGGACATTAAATCTATACAGGCAGAACTTGAGTCTTTTACTCAGGAGGAATTACTCAACAAACTCAATATAAATACACTATCAATCGAAGATTTCTTTCAAGATTGGTCAAAAAACGCATTTCTTTTCAAAAGCTTGGCCCCTATTGTGCCGTTAAGTAGTAATAAGAACAAAGATTGGGCAAAGGAAGTTTTGAAGCTAGATTCTGAAATTGATGGTAATCAACTAAAGATATATTATGAAAATATAGTGTCTCAAGTTCATCCAGATAAATTCAGCTCTTTAAATCTAGATGAAAATCTTCTAGAGATTTTAAATCATAATCTCTCCATTATAAATGAAGCCTATAATATTTTAACTGAACAGGTAGAAAATGAATAA
- a CDS encoding glycosyltransferase family 9 protein, whose translation MTKKVLIIRFSSFGDIVQCMSALPALKEDFSSEIHWVTRSDMEGLLKLTPMVDRVWSFDRKSGLLGLIKLGLKLRAEKFTHIYDAHSNIRSRILCTILFSIPTLRRSKERWKRFLLFKLRKNTFEWPYKGVLSYLRPLKSWNISNIETLKSSQWSFDRCSLPKEFDSSRVLLAPSAAWEMKRWPLEHWKKLIELNPNLKFNILGGPSDSFCQELEDMDPTRVSNFAGKLSLIESCYSVAKSPLIVSADTGLIHVADHLNVKGISLIGPTAFGFVTGDQIETLSVELDCRPCTKDGRGKCSQDVWRKCMVDITPERVSKSIASLLYS comes from the coding sequence ATGACTAAAAAAGTATTAATAATAAGATTTTCAAGCTTCGGGGATATTGTACAGTGTATGAGTGCTCTACCTGCTCTCAAAGAGGACTTTTCCTCTGAAATACATTGGGTAACACGTAGTGATATGGAAGGTTTGTTGAAATTGACGCCCATGGTTGATCGTGTGTGGAGCTTTGATAGAAAATCTGGTTTATTAGGTCTGATTAAATTAGGACTGAAACTTCGAGCTGAGAAATTTACTCATATTTATGATGCTCACTCAAATATTCGTTCTCGTATTTTATGTACAATACTATTTTCAATTCCTACTTTAAGAAGAAGTAAGGAGAGATGGAAGCGATTTCTTCTATTCAAGCTTAGAAAAAATACATTTGAATGGCCTTATAAAGGAGTTCTTAGTTATTTAAGGCCATTGAAGAGTTGGAATATTTCAAATATTGAAACGTTGAAATCATCTCAATGGAGCTTTGATCGATGTAGCCTTCCTAAAGAGTTTGATTCTTCAAGAGTTCTGCTCGCTCCATCTGCCGCGTGGGAGATGAAGAGATGGCCACTTGAGCATTGGAAGAAGTTAATAGAGTTAAATCCTAACTTAAAATTTAATATTCTTGGAGGACCATCAGATAGCTTTTGTCAGGAGTTAGAAGATATGGACCCAACAAGAGTCTCTAATTTTGCAGGTAAGCTATCGTTGATAGAGAGTTGTTACAGCGTTGCAAAGTCTCCATTAATTGTCTCGGCCGACACAGGTCTGATTCATGTTGCAGATCATTTGAATGTTAAAGGTATTTCCTTAATTGGTCCAACCGCTTTTGGTTTTGTCACAGGTGATCAAATTGAAACTTTAAGCGTTGAACTGGATTGTCGGCCATGCACAAAAGATGGAAGAGGGAAGTGCTCACAAGATGTCTGGCGTAAATGTATGGTTGATATTACGCCAGAAAGAGTTTCTAAATCAATTGCTAGTCTTCTGTATTCATAG